In Massilistercora timonensis, the following are encoded in one genomic region:
- a CDS encoding CDP-glycerol glycerophosphotransferase family protein, translating into MEGRVCVNRFVIIAVYRERADRLNQTVANCLDQMEERDRLIILCKDEPDITKALAKKWKKKKNISIQVTDTVQDGYNAILSEIDSEYVMIVHEGDHLSPGYLSAADGVMTGRIAQKAPETGGIGTRKQDDDQDEEEEENLAGTVKACIEDPKKVGILFADNYWDASFLSLETEQFILSSHTVQGIYTVDIRENNWALQTGLNGAVVRAEILKKYRFNSKIAFEYETDVVMRLLLEEKRYLVCDQIKYYYFEAKERRELYHLPAHFRAWYFDSVETYLLPLTDLTIDKTAEPFLQNYIVYYVLCRFLCNQDNKNKAQIAPEEFDDYLVLLQKVLEKVNDYYLLNQEKIPYLSKNPEILCMFLRIKYGIDQVRYDYRLAKDPVTGQQDLYMYYKDYLLATMNERRFGINTMNYIQGKVWIDGSLIRYFEQGGVRFYAEFNGKTIPIEDTESYSLTKFFGIPAYRRITYHLELPLDKKKRLQRVRFYARYQDTKIPMKIAFTNHWAKLTKSPRHSYWRFNRYLCHHVDDSIVFKKATKFNVLRREIQFQLDMVRENTAESREALRMRWLYWITRPYFKKKKIWLLLDKLYKGGDSSEYLYRYSAGKDDGITKYYLINRNTSDYKALKRDGYKPLVNGSLLHKLVFVNADLILITNSHLFPFNGYTKEQSRFIRGLCNFTSMCLQHGLSVQKCAIAQRRIIDNTTGYFLASKYEYENLSRHAYGYQGFDMLKITGIARYDGLVSHDRKQILLSPTWRMYNALPVTTSEGEQRAYNPDFKDTTYYKIYNNLINHRRLIACAKEQGYKIKFLLHPILSAQLKDFTPNPELEVIPSVGDLSYEKILTESSLMVTDYSGVQFDFAYMRKPVVYFHPEELPAHYEDGCFFYDTMGFGEICTRTEELVDLLCDYMRGGCKMKEKYVARADDFFAYKDHNNCERIYQEILKAQACIDQDKLREKN; encoded by the coding sequence ATGGAAGGAAGAGTGTGTGTGAATCGCTTTGTGATCATTGCTGTATATCGAGAAAGAGCAGACAGACTGAATCAGACTGTCGCCAATTGTCTGGATCAAATGGAAGAAAGAGACCGGCTGATCATTTTATGCAAGGATGAACCAGATATAACAAAAGCGCTTGCGAAAAAATGGAAGAAAAAGAAAAATATTTCGATACAGGTTACAGATACCGTGCAGGATGGTTATAATGCGATTCTTTCAGAAATCGACTCGGAATATGTAATGATTGTCCATGAGGGAGATCATCTGAGCCCGGGGTACTTGTCCGCCGCAGACGGAGTCATGACCGGTCGGATCGCGCAGAAAGCGCCAGAGACTGGGGGGATAGGCACTCGAAAGCAGGATGATGATCAGGATGAAGAGGAAGAAGAAAATCTGGCGGGGACTGTGAAGGCGTGTATAGAAGATCCAAAGAAGGTGGGAATCCTTTTCGCGGATAATTATTGGGATGCCTCATTTTTGTCGCTGGAGACGGAGCAGTTTATTCTGAGCAGTCATACAGTACAGGGAATTTATACTGTAGATATCAGAGAGAACAACTGGGCGCTTCAGACCGGGCTGAATGGAGCGGTGGTGCGCGCGGAGATTCTGAAGAAATATCGTTTTAATAGTAAGATTGCGTTTGAATATGAGACCGATGTAGTGATGCGCTTATTGTTGGAGGAAAAGCGGTATCTGGTTTGCGACCAGATAAAATACTATTATTTTGAGGCGAAAGAAAGACGGGAGTTGTATCACCTTCCCGCACATTTTCGGGCATGGTATTTTGACTCGGTTGAAACCTACCTTCTTCCCCTGACGGATCTTACCATAGATAAAACAGCGGAACCGTTCTTGCAAAATTATATTGTATACTATGTACTTTGCCGGTTTCTGTGTAATCAGGATAATAAGAATAAGGCCCAGATCGCCCCAGAAGAATTTGATGATTATCTGGTACTTCTTCAGAAAGTGTTGGAGAAGGTAAATGATTACTATCTGCTGAATCAAGAGAAGATCCCATATCTGTCCAAAAATCCGGAGATTTTATGTATGTTCCTGCGGATCAAATATGGGATTGACCAAGTGCGGTATGATTACCGTCTGGCAAAAGATCCGGTTACCGGCCAGCAGGATTTATACATGTATTATAAAGATTATCTGCTTGCAACTATGAATGAACGCCGGTTTGGCATCAACACGATGAATTATATCCAGGGAAAGGTATGGATCGACGGTTCCCTGATCCGGTATTTTGAACAGGGAGGCGTTCGGTTTTATGCGGAGTTTAACGGGAAGACGATTCCCATTGAGGATACGGAGAGTTATTCGCTGACAAAGTTTTTCGGGATCCCGGCATACCGCAGGATCACCTATCATCTGGAACTGCCGTTGGATAAGAAGAAGAGGCTGCAGAGGGTCCGTTTTTATGCCAGGTATCAGGATACGAAGATCCCGATGAAGATCGCTTTCACCAATCACTGGGCAAAGCTGACCAAATCCCCCAGACATTCCTACTGGAGGTTTAATCGGTATCTCTGCCATCATGTGGATGATTCCATTGTGTTCAAGAAGGCGACAAAATTCAATGTGCTGAGACGGGAGATCCAGTTCCAGTTGGATATGGTGAGGGAGAATACGGCGGAGAGCAGGGAGGCGCTTCGGATGCGCTGGCTCTACTGGATCACCCGGCCATACTTTAAGAAGAAGAAAATCTGGTTGCTGCTGGATAAACTGTACAAGGGCGGGGACAGCAGCGAGTATCTCTACCGGTACAGCGCCGGGAAGGACGATGGGATTACCAAATATTATCTGATCAACCGGAATACGTCAGATTATAAGGCGCTGAAACGAGACGGATATAAACCGCTGGTAAATGGTTCCCTGCTGCACAAGCTGGTGTTTGTGAACGCGGATCTGATCCTGATCACCAATTCCCACTTATTCCCGTTTAACGGGTATACCAAGGAACAGTCCAGATTCATCCGGGGATTGTGTAATTTTACGTCCATGTGTCTGCAGCACGGGTTGTCCGTACAGAAGTGCGCGATCGCCCAGAGAAGGATCATCGACAATACGACCGGATATTTCCTGGCGTCCAAATACGAATACGAGAACCTGAGCAGGCACGCCTATGGGTACCAGGGATTCGACATGCTGAAGATCACCGGGATCGCCCGATATGACGGGCTAGTCAGCCATGACCGGAAACAGATCCTGCTGTCTCCCACCTGGCGGATGTATAACGCGCTTCCTGTTACGACCAGCGAGGGGGAGCAGCGGGCATATAACCCGGACTTCAAGGATACTACCTATTACAAGATCTACAATAACCTGATCAACCACAGGCGGTTGATCGCCTGCGCGAAGGAGCAGGGATACAAGATCAAGTTCCTGCTGCATCCGATCCTGAGCGCCCAATTGAAGGATTTTACGCCGAATCCGGAACTGGAAGTGATCCCGTCAGTAGGGGATCTCAGCTATGAGAAGATCCTGACCGAGTCAAGTCTTATGGTCACGGACTATTCTGGTGTGCAGTTCGATTTTGCCTATATGAGGAAGCCGGTTGTATATTTCCATCCGGAAGAGCTCCCGGCACATTATGAGGACGGCTGTTTCTTCTATGACACCATGGGATTCGGAGAGATCTGTACCAGGACAGAGGAACTGGTGGATCTTTTGTGTGATTATATGCGCGGCGGATGCAAGATGAAGGAAAAGTATGTGGCGCGGGCAGATGATTTCTTCGCCTATAAGGACCATAATAACTGTGAGCGTATTTATCAGGAGATCCTGAAGGCACAGGCCTGCATTGATCAGGATAAACTGCGGGAAAAGAACTAA
- a CDS encoding NlpC/P60 family protein: MKAKKVHVALAALLIGFCLAAATVSAEESENPEGVESTEENGNTETGNDAEPAGDVPVSQILLSQDTLQISALEAKYTVSASVNADATDPTLSWASDHPEIVSVASASDGTVSVTAHRSGKAVITVTANDGSGKTAKMTVTVSKLLNGVYKDPSGATADAFYYKNGLVQNITDVKKIGGAWYNLKKGKVEGNTVAKNSKGWWYINSNGKVDFHYNGTGRNQNGCWVIRDGKVDFSVNDIIKTKVDGVNGWWYVRGGEVKFSYTGVAKNKNGWWRVSKGKVDFNCNSVEKNSNGWWVIRDGKVDFKYKGFAENKNGWWYCKGGKVQFGTNDVIKGTVKGKKAWWYVVKGEVTFTDTVAKNKNGWWRIEDGKVNFNCNSVEKNHNGWWYIRDGKVDFGYTGVAKNADGWWRIEDGKVNFKFNGIATNSNGAWYIVEGKVDFDYSGTVTWKGQRYEVIQGEVQNYINFIKKYVYVKYRSGGTSPSGWDCSGFTQWAMKQMGIKISGLAADQAKGGIAINVKDRSKWKPGDILVYSSGGRVNHVALYLGNNQLMHALNAKYGTVIHDVDYYEKWDKKNTLTGVRRY; this comes from the coding sequence ATGAAAGCAAAGAAAGTCCATGTGGCGCTGGCTGCGCTGCTGATCGGTTTCTGCCTGGCTGCAGCTACTGTATCGGCGGAAGAATCGGAGAACCCGGAAGGCGTAGAAAGTACAGAGGAAAACGGGAACACAGAAACTGGAAATGATGCGGAACCGGCGGGAGACGTGCCGGTAAGCCAGATCCTGCTCTCTCAGGATACACTGCAGATCTCCGCGCTGGAGGCAAAATATACGGTAAGCGCCAGTGTAAATGCAGATGCGACAGATCCTACACTTTCCTGGGCGTCTGATCACCCGGAGATCGTCAGTGTGGCGTCCGCATCAGACGGGACGGTATCCGTGACTGCCCACCGCAGCGGAAAGGCGGTGATCACGGTAACGGCAAATGACGGGTCCGGCAAGACTGCGAAGATGACGGTGACTGTCTCAAAGCTTCTGAACGGGGTGTATAAAGACCCCTCCGGCGCCACAGCGGATGCCTTCTATTATAAAAACGGACTTGTGCAGAATATCACGGATGTAAAGAAGATTGGCGGCGCCTGGTATAACCTGAAGAAGGGCAAGGTAGAGGGCAATACCGTGGCGAAAAACAGCAAGGGCTGGTGGTACATCAACTCCAACGGCAAGGTGGATTTCCATTACAACGGAACAGGAAGAAATCAGAACGGCTGTTGGGTGATCCGTGACGGCAAGGTGGATTTCTCAGTCAACGACATCATCAAGACTAAGGTGGACGGAGTAAACGGCTGGTGGTATGTCCGGGGCGGAGAAGTGAAATTTAGCTATACCGGAGTTGCGAAAAACAAGAACGGTTGGTGGAGAGTTTCCAAAGGAAAGGTTGACTTTAACTGCAACAGCGTGGAAAAAAACAGCAACGGCTGGTGGGTGATCCGTGACGGCAAGGTGGACTTTAAGTATAAGGGTTTTGCGGAGAACAAAAACGGCTGGTGGTACTGCAAAGGCGGAAAAGTGCAGTTTGGAACCAATGATGTGATCAAGGGTACTGTCAAGGGGAAGAAAGCCTGGTGGTATGTGGTGAAAGGGGAAGTAACTTTCACAGATACTGTGGCGAAAAACAAGAACGGCTGGTGGCGGATCGAAGACGGCAAGGTGAACTTTAACTGCAACAGCGTGGAGAAAAACCACAATGGCTGGTGGTATATCCGTGACGGCAAGGTAGACTTCGGATACACCGGCGTGGCCAAGAATGCCGATGGCTGGTGGCGGATCGAAGACGGCAAGGTAAACTTCAAATTCAACGGAATCGCTACTAACTCCAACGGAGCCTGGTACATCGTGGAGGGGAAAGTTGATTTCGACTACAGCGGGACGGTTACCTGGAAGGGGCAGAGATACGAAGTGATCCAGGGAGAAGTCCAGAATTATATAAACTTTATCAAAAAGTATGTGTATGTGAAATACCGCAGCGGCGGAACTTCGCCCAGCGGCTGGGACTGCAGCGGATTTACTCAGTGGGCGATGAAACAGATGGGGATCAAGATTTCGGGACTGGCGGCAGACCAGGCGAAGGGAGGGATCGCCATTAACGTGAAGGACCGTTCCAAGTGGAAGCCGGGGGATATTCTGGTCTACAGCTCCGGTGGAAGAGTGAACCATGTGGCGTTGTATCTGGGAAATAACCAGTTGATGCATGCGCTAAACGCCAAATACGGCACCGTCATTCATGATGTGGATTATTACGAAAAGTGGGATAAGAAGAACACATTGACAGGCGTCAGGAGATATTAA
- a CDS encoding acyltransferase family protein, protein MRTRDSYWDNLKGILILLVVCGHLSERYVNDSNLLKHIWILIYSFHMPLFIFVNGYFARKSSQPAEKKSLKMLKYYLLMQLLFMAGNHLILGEEFELSVLETPAYCCWYLLFLVYGYLFIKILPREREQVWKWIFGSLALSLIVGFDVSVGKPYAVSRTFYFLPYLFLGALWADMGKPIRSNGKRRMVCGIVAVLAFLILWHLGSTEWFNRRLFSGDMSYEALYPDHIWFALFNKIMAYVAGIVLGIVVLNFIPRRKTFLCFLGQHTLLIYLVHIFVFPMEFHLIRNLQFTGIKELNSAIILLILLVSAAGICYILFMAYQMILRDIIDKIKKRDFLKGEKLR, encoded by the coding sequence ATGAGAACAAGAGATTCCTACTGGGATAATCTGAAAGGGATACTGATTTTACTTGTAGTCTGCGGTCATTTAAGCGAGCGGTATGTAAATGATTCCAATCTGCTGAAGCATATCTGGATTCTTATTTACAGTTTTCATATGCCCTTATTCATTTTCGTGAATGGGTATTTTGCCAGGAAATCGTCCCAACCGGCAGAAAAGAAAAGCCTTAAGATGTTAAAATATTATCTGTTGATGCAGTTGTTATTTATGGCAGGTAATCATCTGATCCTGGGAGAAGAATTTGAACTGTCTGTTTTGGAAACTCCGGCATACTGCTGCTGGTATCTGCTTTTCCTGGTATATGGGTATCTGTTTATCAAGATCTTGCCCAGGGAAAGAGAACAAGTATGGAAATGGATTTTTGGCAGTCTTGCATTAAGTTTGATCGTGGGATTTGATGTGTCTGTGGGGAAACCTTATGCTGTGAGTAGAACTTTTTATTTCCTGCCCTATTTGTTCTTGGGCGCGTTGTGGGCGGATATGGGGAAACCCATTAGAAGCAACGGGAAGCGGAGAATGGTCTGTGGCATAGTGGCAGTATTGGCGTTTCTGATTCTGTGGCACTTGGGGAGCACGGAGTGGTTTAACCGGCGTCTGTTTTCCGGAGATATGTCCTATGAAGCATTATATCCGGATCATATCTGGTTTGCGTTATTTAATAAGATTATGGCCTATGTGGCAGGGATCGTCCTCGGGATTGTGGTTTTAAACTTTATCCCGCGGAGAAAGACATTCCTCTGTTTCCTGGGACAGCATACCTTACTGATCTATCTGGTGCATATCTTTGTATTCCCGATGGAGTTCCATCTGATCAGGAATCTGCAGTTTACGGGAATAAAAGAATTGAATTCTGCTATAATTTTACTGATTCTACTGGTAAGCGCGGCAGGAATATGTTATATTCTTTTTATGGCGTATCAGATGATTTTAAGAGACATCATAGATAAGATAAAGAAAAGAGATTTTCTGAAAGGAGAGAAACTGAGATGA
- the tagD gene encoding glycerol-3-phosphate cytidylyltransferase, which produces MKRVLTYGTFDLLHYGHIRLLKRAKALGDYLIVAISTDEFNAVKGKKAYHDYETRKEMLEAVRYVDLVIPENNWDQKRDDVKNYHVDVVVMGSDWKGHEKFENLKDLCEVVYLDRTEGISTTKIKEELNLPKDNLYKQ; this is translated from the coding sequence TTGAAAAGAGTATTAACCTATGGTACATTCGACTTGCTGCATTACGGACACATCCGCTTGTTAAAGCGGGCGAAGGCATTGGGTGATTATCTGATCGTTGCAATATCTACGGATGAGTTTAATGCGGTTAAGGGAAAGAAGGCATACCACGACTATGAGACCAGGAAAGAAATGCTGGAGGCAGTCCGTTATGTAGATCTTGTGATCCCGGAGAACAACTGGGATCAGAAGCGGGATGATGTAAAAAATTACCATGTGGACGTGGTTGTTATGGGAAGTGACTGGAAAGGTCATGAGAAGTTTGAGAACCTGAAGGATCTGTGTGAGGTGGTATATCTGGATCGGACAGAAGGGATATCCACGACAAAGATCAAAGAAGAATTAAACCTTCCCAAAGACAACCTGTATAAACAGTAA
- a CDS encoding CDP-glycerol glycerophosphotransferase family protein → MHPVAVMKNLFKKGPIETWELHQKRKKERIKQAKLVEMQQELIKRVSEEPFEECKELFLDRLKLKYCGEVSDKCYEKELRALFIKIIYPKVYNKESQKEIEHKVVFMEKGTALSPSLTYMRNYVKKNTDYAIKEFALQIRAVPNEVYYDNAKEFIKEIATAKAVFICTANDLMGYFELRPETKYIQLWHGCGAFKKVGLSTIDKKFGKSAASHKEYPLNTNYSYVTIASPEVSWIFEESMGIDKEAGIIVPTGISRTDEFFDAEYRKRCYEKIHEIIPQTKEKKIILYAPTFRGSVAGAVSPDKLDVEKFYNAFHDEYILIFKHHQVARTIPEIPEKYKDSFAFDMTRGKGMTINDLMTVADIMITDYSSVVFEYCLFERPMAFFTYDLDEYIDERGLYYDFDEVTPGPLCTTNEELIDYIENVEIRFDKQEVIDFKKRFMSCCDGHSSERIWNLVEEKSS, encoded by the coding sequence ATGCATCCGGTTGCAGTGATGAAAAATCTTTTTAAGAAGGGGCCAATCGAGACTTGGGAGCTTCATCAGAAACGGAAAAAAGAGAGAATCAAACAGGCAAAACTGGTGGAGATGCAGCAGGAACTTATCAAAAGGGTATCAGAAGAGCCCTTTGAAGAATGTAAGGAGTTGTTTTTAGACAGATTAAAGCTGAAATACTGCGGAGAAGTGTCGGATAAATGTTATGAAAAAGAACTAAGGGCTTTGTTTATAAAAATAATTTATCCAAAGGTTTACAATAAAGAAAGCCAAAAAGAAATTGAACATAAGGTTGTCTTCATGGAAAAGGGAACTGCATTATCTCCCAGTTTGACATATATGCGCAATTATGTGAAAAAGAATACAGACTATGCAATTAAAGAATTTGCGCTGCAGATAAGGGCTGTGCCAAATGAGGTTTACTATGATAATGCAAAAGAGTTTATAAAAGAAATTGCTACTGCCAAGGCAGTATTTATCTGTACTGCAAATGACCTTATGGGGTATTTTGAATTAAGGCCTGAGACAAAATATATTCAACTCTGGCATGGGTGCGGTGCTTTTAAGAAGGTCGGCCTTAGTACCATTGATAAGAAATTTGGCAAAAGCGCAGCTTCTCATAAGGAATATCCATTGAATACAAATTATTCTTATGTTACGATCGCAAGTCCTGAGGTGTCGTGGATTTTTGAAGAGTCCATGGGGATTGATAAAGAAGCCGGAATTATCGTGCCGACAGGAATAAGCAGAACGGATGAATTTTTCGATGCAGAATACAGAAAGCGCTGTTATGAAAAAATTCATGAGATTATTCCGCAGACAAAGGAGAAAAAGATTATTTTATATGCGCCAACCTTTAGGGGCTCGGTTGCCGGAGCTGTTTCTCCAGATAAATTAGACGTTGAAAAATTTTATAATGCTTTTCATGATGAATATATCTTGATATTTAAACATCATCAGGTTGCCCGTACGATTCCGGAGATTCCGGAGAAGTACAAGGATTCTTTTGCTTTTGATATGACGAGGGGCAAGGGGATGACGATTAATGATCTGATGACGGTTGCGGATATTATGATAACCGACTATTCATCTGTAGTATTTGAATATTGTCTTTTTGAACGTCCGATGGCATTTTTCACATACGATCTGGATGAATATATTGATGAGCGTGGACTTTATTATGACTTTGATGAAGTTACTCCAGGTCCGTTATGTACGACAAATGAGGAATTGATCGATTATATTGAAAATGTAGAGATACGGTTTGATAAACAGGAAGTGATCGATTTCAAAAAGCGGTTTATGTCATGTTGTGACGGACATTCATCAGAAAGGATATGGAATCTGGTGGAAGAGAAAAGTTCATAA
- a CDS encoding NAD-dependent epimerase/dehydratase family protein — protein MNRILDEDLQTIIEQPVQWEKLENKTVMVTGASGMIGSYFVRTLLKLNAVRQMNIRVICVARNVKKLGEDILADPAVEVLAHDVTRPFAYEGQVDYIIHAASPASPLIMKDNPVETIAANVLGTYYTLELAREKQAEGYMFISSREIYGQPAEDQEFFTEETYGFVDPLNPRSCYPEGKKAAETMCASYAAEYGLNAKAARLAHTYGPGMSIYDGRVQADFLKNVVFHEDIVMKSEGLPIRTYTYIADAIAGMYLILLNGTDMAYNIGDENARISIRGLAELLVRITPERNLSVKLDIPEGGTKGCAPFTLGILDSSKLRDLGWKPQNTIEEGFKRTIEYLDIEKAAGRL, from the coding sequence ATGAACAGGATATTGGATGAAGATTTGCAGACTATCATAGAGCAGCCGGTCCAATGGGAAAAGCTGGAGAATAAAACGGTGATGGTAACCGGGGCAAGCGGGATGATCGGGTCTTATTTCGTCCGGACATTATTGAAGCTGAACGCGGTCCGTCAGATGAATATCCGGGTGATCTGCGTGGCGAGAAATGTGAAGAAGCTGGGCGAGGACATCCTTGCGGACCCGGCGGTGGAGGTTCTGGCTCATGATGTGACGCGGCCCTTTGCGTATGAGGGGCAGGTTGATTATATCATCCATGCCGCCAGCCCGGCCAGCCCGCTGATCATGAAGGATAATCCGGTTGAGACTATCGCGGCGAATGTCTTAGGAACGTATTATACCCTGGAACTGGCCAGAGAGAAACAGGCGGAGGGATACATGTTTATCTCTTCCCGGGAGATCTACGGGCAGCCGGCAGAAGATCAGGAGTTCTTCACAGAAGAGACTTATGGATTCGTAGATCCTCTGAATCCCAGATCCTGTTATCCGGAAGGAAAGAAAGCGGCGGAGACCATGTGCGCTTCCTATGCGGCTGAGTACGGGCTGAATGCGAAGGCGGCAAGGCTTGCCCATACCTATGGCCCGGGGATGTCCATCTATGATGGAAGAGTACAGGCAGATTTCCTGAAGAACGTAGTGTTCCATGAAGATATCGTGATGAAGAGTGAGGGCCTTCCCATCCGGACTTATACCTATATCGCGGACGCGATCGCCGGAATGTATCTGATCCTTCTGAACGGGACAGATATGGCTTATAATATCGGGGATGAGAACGCCCGCATATCGATCCGGGGACTGGCGGAACTGCTGGTAAGGATCACGCCGGAGAGGAACCTCTCTGTGAAGCTTGATATTCCCGAGGGCGGAACAAAGGGTTGTGCTCCTTTCACCCTGGGGATCCTGGACAGTTCTAAACTCAGAGATCTTGGCTGGAAACCGCAGAATACCATCGAAGAGGGATTTAAGCGAACTATCGAATATCTGGATATTGAAAAAGCTGCCGGAAGATTATAA
- a CDS encoding IspD/TarI family cytidylyltransferase codes for MNIAIIFAGGSGKRMGAGMPKQFLEINGKPIIIHTLDNFQNSALIDKIYISCKKEYIERLKQMLDYYRITKAAGVVEGGETGQDSIYHGLKCALSENPEDSIVLIHDGVRPLISEEVIAENIESVKTYGSAITCTPFYETPVISVSGQVVEDMPVRKYMYTAQAPQSFRLGEIVRAHEEVRKVNPGYQDIADSCYLYRSLGKEVHIIEGNRGNIKVTTPEDFYLLRALLQYRENEQILGLR; via the coding sequence ATGAATATCGCGATTATTTTCGCCGGAGGAAGCGGAAAGAGGATGGGCGCCGGAATGCCCAAGCAGTTTCTGGAGATTAACGGGAAACCGATCATTATCCATACTCTGGATAATTTCCAGAACAGTGCATTGATCGACAAGATCTATATTTCCTGTAAGAAGGAATATATCGAAAGGCTGAAGCAGATGCTGGATTATTACCGGATCACGAAGGCGGCAGGCGTGGTGGAAGGCGGTGAGACCGGCCAGGACTCGATCTATCACGGCCTGAAGTGCGCTTTGAGTGAGAATCCGGAAGACTCCATCGTACTGATTCATGACGGGGTGCGCCCGCTGATCAGCGAGGAGGTTATTGCGGAAAATATTGAGAGTGTGAAGACATACGGGAGCGCCATAACCTGTACGCCATTCTATGAGACGCCGGTGATCAGCGTCTCCGGCCAGGTGGTGGAGGATATGCCGGTAAGGAAATACATGTATACCGCGCAGGCGCCTCAGAGCTTCCGGCTGGGCGAGATCGTCAGGGCGCATGAAGAAGTGAGAAAAGTCAATCCGGGGTACCAGGATATCGCGGATTCCTGTTATCTCTACAGAAGCCTTGGAAAGGAAGTGCACATCATCGAAGGAAACCGGGGAAATATCAAGGTTACGACGCCGGAAGATTTTTACCTTCTGAGAGCGCTTCTTCAGTATCGGGAAAATGAACAGATTTTAGGATTAAGATAG